A single window of Sulfitobacter sp. JL08 DNA harbors:
- a CDS encoding histidine phosphatase family protein, whose amino-acid sequence MLSLRFLTALLFAAICGACTLPVIPDDAQTTILALRHADRSGDELSSKGQVRAKNLPAAVAAYDLDAIYSPDIARNIATAEPLSQATSLPITLIPKEYAGARMTQEHPDGTVLWVGNKDNLRALWSELGAQDPAPQNYGELFVVKMQGKSAASVTRLHVPAGLP is encoded by the coding sequence ATGCTGTCCCTACGTTTTCTTACTGCCCTTCTGTTCGCCGCCATCTGTGGTGCTTGTACCCTTCCGGTTATTCCCGATGATGCACAAACAACGATCCTTGCATTGCGCCATGCGGATCGTTCCGGGGATGAATTAAGCTCAAAGGGACAGGTGCGTGCGAAAAACCTGCCTGCGGCTGTCGCTGCCTATGATCTGGATGCCATCTACAGCCCCGATATCGCGCGTAACATTGCCACGGCAGAGCCGCTGTCGCAGGCAACAAGCTTGCCCATTACCCTGATCCCAAAGGAATATGCTGGCGCGCGCATGACGCAGGAACACCCCGACGGCACCGTTCTATGGGTGGGAAACAAGGATAACCTGCGCGCGCTATGGTCCGAACTGGGGGCGCAGGATCCCGCGCCACAGAATTACGGAGAACTGTTTGTCGTCAAAATGCAGGGTAAATCCGCAGCTTCGGTTACGCGCCTTCATGTGCCCGCAGGACTACCCTAG
- a CDS encoding K+/H+ antiporter subunit F — protein sequence MTLATDVMNTALIIAFVAVALAQLMAMIRLVIGPDTGDRILALDTMVVNAIGLIVLLGIGQGTRVYFEVSLIIAMLGFVSTVAYARFVLRGDIIE from the coding sequence ATGACCCTTGCAACCGATGTCATGAATACTGCGCTAATCATTGCGTTTGTCGCAGTTGCGCTGGCACAGCTTATGGCCATGATCCGGCTGGTAATCGGGCCCGATACCGGTGATCGCATTCTGGCGCTTGATACCATGGTGGTAAATGCCATTGGCCTGATCGTGCTGTTGGGAATAGGGCAAGGCACGCGGGTTTACTTCGAGGTTTCGCTGATCATTGCCATGCTGGGGTTCGTTTCTACAGTGGCCTATGCCCGGTTCGTATTGCGCGGGGACATCATAGAATGA
- a CDS encoding Na+/H+ antiporter subunit C, producing the protein MELLVASAIGILTAAGLYLVFRLRTFPVILGVSLLTYAVNVFLFASGRLTVAAPPILTEGVSTYTDPLPQALVLTAIVISFGMTAVVVMIALGAYLGSDDDHVDDQIEPPSDASLTRTEDAT; encoded by the coding sequence ATGGAACTTCTTGTCGCCTCTGCCATCGGCATTCTGACTGCCGCCGGATTGTATCTGGTGTTCCGGTTGCGCACGTTTCCTGTGATCCTTGGCGTGTCGCTGCTGACTTATGCGGTCAATGTGTTTCTGTTTGCGTCTGGCCGGTTGACGGTGGCGGCCCCACCGATCCTGACGGAAGGCGTTTCAACCTATACTGATCCGCTGCCGCAGGCACTGGTTCTGACTGCGATTGTGATTTCCTTCGGGATGACGGCTGTTGTCGTCATGATTGCGCTGGGCGCTTATCTCGGCTCGGACGATGACCATGTGGACGATCAGATTGAACCGCCTTCGGACGCATCTTTGACCAGGACGGAGGACGCGACATGA
- a CDS encoding Na+/H+ antiporter subunit E has protein sequence MIKAFHWLLPHPLLTLLLAVVWTLLQNDVSAGMIVFGLILGIIIPLGTSVWWPDRPEGFRMGRMIGYVMIVMWDIMVANVQVAWIVLTRPNSKLRPAWVIVPLDLRTPEAITILAGTITLTPGTVSADLSNEGHSLLVHALDTNDPDAVRDEIKNRYERRLKEIFT, from the coding sequence ATGATCAAAGCATTCCACTGGCTGTTACCGCACCCGCTTTTGACTCTGTTGCTGGCCGTCGTCTGGACCCTGCTGCAAAACGATGTTTCGGCGGGCATGATTGTGTTTGGCCTGATCCTCGGGATTATCATACCCTTGGGAACCTCGGTCTGGTGGCCTGACCGGCCCGAGGGATTCCGAATGGGCCGGATGATCGGCTATGTCATGATTGTGATGTGGGACATTATGGTGGCCAACGTTCAGGTGGCATGGATTGTCCTGACGCGCCCCAATTCCAAACTGCGCCCGGCCTGGGTGATCGTACCGCTGGACCTGCGCACGCCCGAAGCCATTACAATCCTCGCGGGAACCATCACACTGACGCCCGGTACCGTTTCGGCAGACCTGTCCAATGAAGGGCACAGCCTGCTGGTACACGCGCTGGATACCAATGATCCCGACGCTGTACGAGACGAGATCAAGAACCGTTATGAACGCCGTCTCAAGGAGATTTTCACATGA
- a CDS encoding L,D-transpeptidase, giving the protein MISRRLFLGTGIAASTLPQIGFSQDVVFDPTPQEVRIKKEFQPGQLLILPRSYYLYFVTEQRKAIRYGVGVGKAGLEFTGSATIDVKKEWPTWRPTEEMIERDPHLYTQFIDNDYIMPGGPGNPLGARALYLFQNGVDTYFRIHGTTQPNTIGQSVSNGCIRMLNEHVADLYERVPVGTVVTVL; this is encoded by the coding sequence ATGATTTCCCGTCGCTTATTTTTGGGAACCGGTATTGCCGCCAGTACACTGCCACAAATCGGTTTTTCGCAAGACGTTGTTTTTGATCCCACACCACAAGAGGTCAGGATCAAGAAAGAATTCCAACCCGGTCAACTGCTGATCCTGCCACGATCCTACTACCTGTATTTCGTGACCGAACAACGCAAGGCCATCCGCTATGGCGTGGGCGTGGGCAAAGCAGGGCTTGAGTTTACCGGCAGCGCCACAATCGACGTGAAAAAGGAATGGCCGACATGGCGGCCGACCGAAGAGATGATCGAACGCGATCCCCATCTCTATACGCAGTTCATCGACAATGATTACATCATGCCCGGTGGCCCCGGAAACCCCTTGGGCGCGCGGGCGCTCTATCTGTTTCAGAACGGAGTAGACACCTATTTCCGCATCCACGGAACGACCCAGCCAAACACAATCGGGCAATCCGTATCAAACGGGTGCATCCGGATGCTGAACGAACATGTCGCCGATCTTTATGAACGCGTGCCTGTCGGAACAGTGGTAACCGTTCTGTAA
- a CDS encoding ABC transporter substrate-binding protein → MKTITKTLGIAALGAWGSMAHAADDLTLQLKWVTQAQFAGYYVALDQGFYEEEDLNVTIKPGGPDIAPVQVLLGGGADVMVDWGPSALAAREKGAPIVNIAQPFASSGLMLTCLKEHNINSPEDFPGKTLGTWFFGNEIPLLSWMGKLGYATDGSEGGVTIQKINFNVDPLLQKQVECATTMTYNEYWQVIDAGLTPDDLVVFKYEDEGISTLEDGLYVTEETLADEAKADQLVRFVRASMKGWKWAEENPDAAADIVLEYDNTGAQTEKHQRRMMGEIAKLTAGSNGTLDPAAFDRTVAITMEGGMITKAPEGAWTHAITDKALN, encoded by the coding sequence ATGAAGACAATCACAAAAACGCTGGGCATTGCCGCTTTGGGCGCATGGGGCAGTATGGCCCATGCCGCCGATGATCTGACATTGCAACTGAAGTGGGTCACACAGGCGCAGTTTGCGGGCTATTACGTGGCGCTGGATCAGGGCTTTTACGAAGAAGAAGATCTGAACGTCACGATCAAACCAGGCGGACCGGATATCGCTCCGGTTCAGGTCTTGCTGGGCGGTGGCGCCGATGTGATGGTCGATTGGGGCCCGTCGGCTTTGGCCGCGCGTGAAAAGGGCGCGCCGATCGTCAATATCGCGCAGCCGTTTGCATCGTCCGGTCTGATGCTGACCTGCCTGAAGGAACACAACATCAATTCGCCCGAGGATTTTCCGGGTAAAACCCTGGGAACGTGGTTCTTTGGCAATGAAATCCCGTTGCTCAGCTGGATGGGCAAGCTGGGATACGCCACAGACGGGTCCGAGGGCGGTGTGACCATTCAGAAAATCAACTTTAACGTTGATCCGCTGCTGCAAAAGCAGGTCGAATGCGCAACCACCATGACCTATAATGAGTACTGGCAGGTGATTGATGCCGGCTTGACGCCCGATGATCTGGTGGTCTTCAAATACGAAGACGAAGGTATTTCTACGCTTGAAGACGGCCTGTACGTCACTGAAGAAACGCTTGCCGATGAGGCAAAGGCAGACCAGCTTGTCCGGTTTGTGCGTGCGTCGATGAAAGGCTGGAAATGGGCCGAGGAAAACCCGGATGCCGCCGCGGATATCGTGCTGGAATATGACAACACCGGTGCCCAGACCGAAAAGCACCAGCGCCGCATGATGGGCGAAATCGCAAAGCTGACCGCAGGGTCGAACGGAACGCTGGATCCGGCCGCTTTTGACCGGACTGTCGCGATCACCATGGAAGGTGGCATGATCACCAAAGCGCCCGAAGGCGCGTGGACTCATGCGATTACGGACAAAGCGCTGAACTAA
- a CDS encoding monovalent cation/H+ antiporter subunit A, which translates to MSLFLVVALPFLGALLPGLMNSAGRQACAGVTFTVSLAAFIGLLTNLPTVLAGDFVMARADWIPSLGLNFTLMLDGLGFFFAGLILGIGLLIIAYARFYLAREDNMGEFFTYLLLFQGAMVGIVLSDNILLLLIFWELTSLSSFLLIGYWKHLPEGRQGARMALAVTGMGGLAMIGGMLILGQIAGSYDLSVILQNRELIQASPLYLPALILILLGCFTKSAQFPFHFWLPHAMAAPTPVSAYLHSATMVKAGIFLMARMWPVLSGTPEWFVIVTTAGLVTMVLGAVIALFKHDLKALLAFSTVSHLGLITMLLGTGTAFGAMAAVFHILNHATFKAALFMSAGIIDHETHTRDIRRLGGLRHLMPVTFGIATLAALSMAGIPLLNGFLSKEMMLEETTHTVLFNTWWLVPGLAVLGSLFSAAYCFRLIGHVFLGPVRDDYPAQPHDPGSGLWLPPAILVILVVAIGVAPFLAEPLVRLVTAAVLGDAAEMPKAYLKIWHGLVPALYMSIVATVGGLLLLAAYRPALRMWDAAPRPEAKVIFDAIITAVVGLAQRVINTLHDGAFSRYGAIMAVTVLSAGFYAWTTGTVGSATRIMQPSGPIPILGWLMLVAATCGLVFLHRNRMLSLILIAIVGLVVSIGFVYFSAPDLAMTQITVEVVTIILLLLALNFLPNRTPVESTVLRRTRDTFIAVAGGLCAMALSYHYLLRDAVTTPISEFHLANSYKGGGGTNVVNVILVDFRGFDTYGEIIVLGIAALLIYALTETLLSGPVRARLLNRKPDQPRSGDMHPMMMVVLTRVIMPVVLMVGFYIFLRGHNEPGGGFIAGLVVSIAVVMQYMASGFNWASDRLRYPYHGVIGAGVLVAGLTGIGSWFFTKPFLTSDFTYVRIPPFEKFELATAAAFDLGVFLAVVGAVMLSLESFSRLARRAHVPDSDHPMDIDPSRDDPQADLRLAQKEV; encoded by the coding sequence GTGTCTCTTTTCCTTGTCGTTGCCCTGCCCTTTCTGGGCGCGCTCTTGCCCGGGTTGATGAATTCCGCTGGACGCCAGGCTTGTGCAGGCGTCACCTTCACCGTCTCACTCGCGGCATTTATCGGATTGCTCACCAATCTGCCGACGGTCCTTGCCGGCGATTTCGTGATGGCACGGGCCGATTGGATTCCCTCGCTCGGGCTGAACTTTACGTTGATGCTGGACGGGTTGGGGTTCTTTTTTGCCGGTCTTATCCTTGGCATCGGATTGCTGATTATTGCCTATGCGCGTTTTTATCTCGCGCGCGAGGACAATATGGGCGAATTCTTTACCTATCTGCTGTTGTTTCAGGGCGCGATGGTCGGCATCGTTCTAAGCGATAACATACTGCTATTACTGATTTTCTGGGAACTTACGTCGCTTTCATCCTTCTTGTTGATCGGGTATTGGAAACATCTGCCCGAAGGGCGGCAAGGCGCCCGTATGGCGCTGGCTGTGACCGGCATGGGCGGGCTGGCGATGATTGGTGGCATGCTTATTCTGGGCCAGATCGCGGGTAGTTATGATCTGAGCGTGATCTTGCAGAACCGTGAACTGATCCAGGCTTCGCCCTTGTATCTGCCCGCCCTGATCCTGATCCTGCTGGGCTGTTTCACCAAATCCGCGCAGTTTCCTTTTCACTTCTGGTTGCCCCACGCCATGGCCGCGCCGACCCCGGTATCGGCCTATCTGCATTCCGCAACGATGGTGAAGGCCGGAATATTTCTGATGGCCCGTATGTGGCCGGTGCTTTCGGGCACGCCGGAATGGTTCGTCATTGTCACCACGGCCGGCTTGGTCACGATGGTGCTGGGGGCTGTGATTGCGCTGTTCAAACATGACCTGAAGGCGCTGCTCGCGTTCTCAACCGTCAGCCACCTGGGCCTGATCACCATGTTGCTGGGCACGGGAACCGCGTTCGGCGCTATGGCTGCCGTGTTCCACATTCTGAACCATGCAACATTCAAGGCTGCGTTGTTCATGTCCGCAGGCATCATTGATCATGAAACCCACACCCGCGATATCCGCAGGCTTGGCGGGTTACGCCACCTGATGCCCGTGACCTTCGGCATTGCGACACTGGCGGCCCTTTCCATGGCTGGTATCCCGTTGCTGAACGGCTTCTTGTCCAAGGAAATGATGCTTGAGGAAACAACGCACACCGTCCTGTTCAACACGTGGTGGCTGGTGCCCGGACTTGCGGTTCTGGGTTCGCTTTTTTCTGCCGCCTATTGCTTCCGGCTGATCGGGCACGTGTTTCTGGGGCCGGTCCGCGACGATTATCCGGCGCAGCCTCATGATCCCGGCTCGGGGCTTTGGTTGCCACCTGCAATTCTGGTTATTCTGGTTGTTGCCATCGGCGTGGCGCCGTTTCTGGCAGAGCCGCTGGTGCGCCTTGTCACTGCAGCCGTATTGGGTGACGCCGCCGAAATGCCAAAAGCCTATCTGAAAATCTGGCATGGTCTGGTACCTGCCCTTTACATGTCGATTGTTGCGACGGTCGGCGGCTTGCTGTTGCTTGCCGCCTACCGCCCGGCCCTGAGAATGTGGGATGCCGCCCCCCGGCCAGAAGCCAAGGTTATTTTCGACGCGATTATTACTGCAGTCGTCGGGCTGGCGCAGCGTGTCATCAACACGCTGCACGATGGTGCGTTTTCTCGCTATGGCGCGATTATGGCTGTGACCGTTCTAAGCGCAGGGTTCTACGCCTGGACAACCGGGACCGTCGGCAGCGCGACGCGGATCATGCAACCTTCGGGCCCGATTCCAATCCTGGGTTGGCTGATGCTGGTGGCTGCAACCTGCGGTCTGGTGTTCCTGCACCGCAACCGCATGCTATCGCTGATCCTGATCGCAATCGTCGGTCTGGTCGTTTCGATCGGGTTTGTCTATTTCAGCGCGCCCGATCTGGCGATGACCCAGATCACCGTAGAAGTGGTCACGATCATCCTGCTGCTTCTGGCGCTGAACTTTCTGCCAAATCGCACACCGGTCGAAAGCACTGTGTTGCGCCGCACGCGCGATACATTCATTGCCGTGGCCGGCGGCCTGTGCGCAATGGCGCTTTCCTATCATTACCTGCTGCGCGATGCCGTCACGACACCGATTTCGGAGTTCCACCTTGCCAATTCCTACAAGGGTGGCGGCGGCACGAACGTTGTGAACGTTATTCTGGTCGATTTCCGCGGATTTGACACCTATGGCGAAATCATCGTTCTGGGGATTGCCGCACTGCTGATCTATGCATTGACCGAAACGCTATTGTCCGGACCTGTCCGGGCGCGCCTGCTGAACCGCAAGCCCGACCAGCCACGCTCGGGAGACATGCACCCGATGATGATGGTTGTGCTGACGCGGGTCATCATGCCGGTTGTTCTGATGGTCGGATTCTACATTTTCCTGCGCGGTCACAACGAACCCGGTGGCGGCTTTATTGCCGGTCTGGTGGTATCGATCGCGGTGGTCATGCAGTACATGGCCAGCGGTTTCAACTGGGCTTCGGACAGGTTGCGCTATCCCTATCACGGCGTCATTGGTGCCGGTGTTCTGGTGGCGGGGTTGACCGGTATCGGATCGTGGTTCTTCACCAAACCATTCCTGACATCGGATTTCACCTATGTCCGCATCCCACCCTTTGAAAAGTTCGAACTGGCCACGGCAGCAGCCTTTGATCTGGGTGTTTTTCTGGCCGTGGTCGGTGCCGTCATGTTGTCACTGGAAAGTTTTTCGCGCCTAGCACGGCGTGCGCACGTTCCCGACAGCGATCACCCGATGGATATCGACCCGTCACGGGACGACCCACAAGCCGACCTGCGCCTCGCGCAGAAGGAGGTGTAG
- a CDS encoding monovalent cation/H+ antiporter subunit D: MIHWIIAPVILPAILAPFIVLAARYHIGIQRVFSIAGVSMVIAIAAGLAWQASDGTITLYQLGDWAAPFGIVLVADRLSTLMVLLTAVLALFVLLYSIGSRWDDRGRHFHALFQFQLMGIMGAFLTGDLFNLFVFFEVLLIASYGLMIHAGGNVRLRAGVQYVLFNLLGSTLFLFALGAIYAETGTLNMADLAQRVNLVSADTTVGIRVAAILLLLVFAIKAAVVPLHFWLPSSYAEAPAPVAALFAIMTKVGAYAIIRVYTIVFPPDLAVTADLHSALLLPAALISLAIGMVGVLAAGKLDRLVAFAVIGSMGMVMVAIAMFTPDSIAAALYYIVHSTLAAGALFLIVDLVRTGRANVDLVAAPPVGGAALTAGLFFVAAIAMAGLPPLSGFVGKLMILDAAYSTPAMVWIWAIVLSASLISVVGFARAGSIVFWKAQSIERPEDEPLPPSPAILSYVAVGGLLGLLVAHTVFAGPVQRYMAATSAQLFAPEPYISTVLDTPGKLSTPKEAN; encoded by the coding sequence ATGATTCACTGGATCATCGCCCCCGTTATCCTGCCCGCCATTCTGGCCCCGTTTATCGTGTTGGCCGCACGATATCATATCGGCATCCAGCGGGTCTTTTCGATAGCCGGCGTCTCGATGGTGATCGCCATTGCCGCAGGTCTTGCCTGGCAGGCATCCGATGGCACGATCACGCTTTATCAACTGGGTGATTGGGCTGCGCCTTTCGGCATTGTGCTGGTCGCTGACCGGCTTTCCACGTTGATGGTGCTGCTGACCGCGGTGCTTGCGCTGTTTGTGCTGCTATATTCCATCGGATCGAGATGGGATGACCGCGGACGGCATTTTCACGCGCTGTTCCAGTTCCAGCTGATGGGCATCATGGGTGCGTTTCTGACCGGCGACCTGTTCAACCTTTTCGTCTTTTTCGAAGTACTTCTGATCGCATCCTATGGTTTGATGATCCACGCTGGCGGCAATGTCAGGTTGCGGGCGGGGGTGCAATACGTGCTGTTCAACCTTCTGGGGTCCACCCTGTTCCTGTTTGCACTGGGCGCGATCTATGCGGAAACCGGCACTCTGAACATGGCCGATCTGGCGCAGCGCGTAAATCTGGTCAGTGCTGACACCACGGTCGGCATCAGGGTTGCCGCCATTCTGCTGTTGCTGGTCTTTGCCATCAAGGCAGCGGTCGTGCCGCTGCATTTCTGGCTTCCGTCAAGCTATGCAGAAGCCCCGGCACCTGTTGCAGCCCTGTTTGCCATCATGACCAAGGTGGGTGCCTATGCGATCATCCGGGTCTATACGATCGTTTTTCCACCCGATCTTGCGGTGACGGCGGATTTGCACAGCGCTTTGCTTCTGCCAGCGGCGCTTATTTCGCTGGCCATCGGGATGGTTGGAGTACTGGCGGCAGGCAAGCTTGACCGCCTTGTGGCCTTTGCCGTTATCGGATCGATGGGAATGGTCATGGTCGCGATTGCCATGTTCACGCCCGACAGCATCGCAGCAGCCTTGTATTATATCGTCCATTCGACATTGGCCGCGGGCGCGCTGTTCCTGATCGTCGATCTTGTCCGCACGGGGCGCGCCAACGTAGATCTGGTGGCGGCCCCTCCTGTCGGGGGGGCGGCCCTGACCGCCGGTTTGTTCTTTGTCGCGGCGATCGCGATGGCAGGTCTGCCGCCTTTGTCGGGATTTGTGGGCAAGCTGATGATCCTTGATGCAGCCTATTCCACGCCGGCAATGGTCTGGATTTGGGCCATCGTTCTGTCGGCCAGCCTTATCAGCGTCGTCGGGTTTGCCCGTGCAGGCAGCATCGTGTTCTGGAAGGCGCAAAGCATCGAGCGCCCCGAGGACGAACCTCTCCCCCCCTCACCCGCGATATTGTCATATGTGGCCGTTGGCGGGCTTTTGGGCTTGCTGGTCGCGCATACCGTCTTTGCCGGACCGGTGCAGCGCTACATGGCCGCAACTTCCGCGCAACTTTTTGCACCGGAACCCTATATTTCGACAGTATTGGACACCCCCGGTAAACTCAGCACACCCAAGGAGGCCAATTGA
- a CDS encoding Na+/H+ antiporter subunit G: MTVEDFLTYAVAVCLVIGAFFTLVGSIGLLKFNDSMTRLHAPTKVGTVGVGALLLASMIHSFTFGEGSLHELLIMAFLFVTAPISANFMAKVTIHKRACAEPPSPPRDETWSTLDVPEADREFVEQSET, from the coding sequence ATGACGGTAGAAGATTTCCTGACTTATGCCGTGGCTGTCTGCCTTGTGATCGGGGCGTTCTTTACACTTGTCGGTTCGATCGGCCTGCTCAAGTTCAATGATTCCATGACACGGCTTCACGCCCCCACCAAGGTGGGCACGGTGGGTGTTGGTGCCCTGTTGCTGGCATCGATGATCCATTCTTTCACCTTTGGCGAAGGGTCCCTGCACGAGTTGTTGATCATGGCGTTCCTGTTCGTCACAGCACCGATTTCGGCCAATTTCATGGCCAAGGTGACCATTCACAAACGCGCCTGCGCCGAACCCCCGTCGCCTCCGCGCGATGAAACATGGTCGACCCTGGATGTACCCGAAGCAGACCGCGAATTTGTAGAACAGAGCGAAACCTGA